In the Trichocoleus sp. FACHB-46 genome, one interval contains:
- a CDS encoding polysaccharide deacetylase family protein, producing the protein TCPANVPAASVAPFPKLHPNALQARVPIMMYHDILPAKKVAYDLTPNELRQHFEQLKSNQMTPISLAQLMAHLRTGSPLPKKSILLTFDDGYGGHYQYAYPLLKEYGYPAVFSIHTSSVGVNAGRTHVSWQELRTMANDPLVTIASHSKTHPVLTKLSHQQLVQEVADSKKILESRLARSVQYFTYPYGLYDARVKRAVANANYLAAIAYAVPTERFANQSPDLLSLARFEKSQLEKVMPQAWSGPSSAQCK; encoded by the coding sequence ACCTGTCCTGCAAACGTTCCAGCCGCATCTGTTGCACCCTTCCCCAAACTGCATCCCAATGCTTTGCAGGCAAGAGTGCCCATCATGATGTATCACGACATTCTGCCAGCCAAGAAAGTGGCGTATGACTTAACGCCTAACGAACTAAGACAGCACTTTGAGCAGCTGAAGTCGAACCAGATGACCCCCATTAGCCTCGCTCAATTGATGGCTCATCTGCGCACCGGTAGCCCTTTACCTAAGAAATCGATTTTACTGACGTTCGACGATGGCTATGGAGGGCACTATCAGTACGCCTATCCACTCTTGAAGGAATATGGGTACCCAGCTGTATTCTCGATTCACACCAGTTCGGTGGGGGTGAATGCGGGTCGGACTCACGTGAGCTGGCAAGAGCTCAGAACGATGGCCAATGATCCGCTCGTGACGATTGCATCTCATAGCAAAACTCACCCTGTGCTCACCAAGCTCTCTCATCAACAGTTGGTCCAAGAAGTTGCCGACTCAAAGAAAATTCTGGAATCGAGACTGGCTCGCTCGGTGCAGTACTTTACTTATCCCTATGGTCTTTATGATGCTAGAGTCAAGCGAGCCGTTGCGAATGCCAACTATCTTGCCGCGATCGCTTATGCCGTGCCGACAGAGCGCTTTGCGAACCAGTCACCGGACTTGTTGAGTTTGGCTCGCTTTGAAAAATCTCAGCTGGAAAAAGTGATGCCTCAAGCTTGGAGCGGTCCTTCTTCCGCGCAGTGCAAGTGA